From Diadema setosum chromosome 5, eeDiaSeto1, whole genome shotgun sequence, the proteins below share one genomic window:
- the LOC140229213 gene encoding caspase-6-like codes for MDKPEADQALVGDNPTSTDNEESGSTEADARTGVLTTLSAAQNAASRSRERNQETIFQFPGFLESLSRDDTARLLYYNMNHPKRGMALIFNHENFDYQTGMNKRVGTHHDVNNLKHHLARLGFEVLIFQDISAYEIRRQLMNAAKTNHTDSDCFMCVFLTHGDDGIIYGRDQTLELQELFDFFRGENCPTLVGKPKLFLIQACRGEKHEIGVRGFDAVDSAEEESMTVTDSGARPTVPAAADMLLSYSVVQGYYSHRDTAYGSWYVQALAKILSLHGTTMEITEILTLLNQLISQRAVERCLDSRMIGKKQMPCFMSMLTKKLIFTPKKL; via the exons ATGGACAAACCAGAGGCGGACCAAGCCCTCGTTGGGGACAACCCCACATCCACAGATAATGAGGAATCTGGGTCAACTGAAGCCGATGCCAGGACAGGGGTATTGACTACCCTGTCAGCAGCACAAAATGCTGCCAGTAGGAGTCGAGAGAGAAATCAAGAGACGATTTTCCAATTTCCTGG TTTCTTAGAATCATTGAGCCGTGATGATACAGCTCGATTGCTTTACTACAACATGAATCATCCCAAACGAGGTATGGCTCTCATCTTCAACCATGAAAACTTTGACTATCAAACTGGTATGAACAAGAGGGTTGGCACTCATCATGATGTAAACAATCTCAAGCATCATCTTGCCAGGCTCGGCTTTGAAGTTCTCATCTTTCAGGATATTTCCGCTTATGAAATCAGGAGGCAGCTCATGAACG CGGCTAAGACTAACCACACGGACAGTGACTGCTTCATGTGTGTCTTTCTGACCCATGGTGATGATGGCATCATCTATGGCAGGGACCAGACACTGGAGTTACAAGAGTTGTTTGACTTCTTCCGAGGAGAAAATTGTCCAACTCTGGTGGGAAAACCAAAGTTGTTCCTCATCCAG GCATGCAGAGGTGAGAAGCATGAGATAGGGGTCAGGGGGTTTGACGCTGTGGATTCAGCCGAGGAGGAATCCATGACAGTTACAGATAGTGGAGCGAGACCTACCGTCCCTGCGGCTGCCGACATGTTGCTCTCCTACTCTGTGGTacaag GTTACTATTCACATCGCGACACTGCCTACGGGTCTTGGTATGTCCAGGCCCTTGCAAAGATCCTCAGCCTTCATGGGACTACGATGGAAATAACGGAGATACTCACTCTCCTCAACCAACTCATCTCACAGCGAGCCGTTGAGCGGTGCCTGGACTCTCGCATGATTGGCAAGAAGCAGATGCCTTGCTTTATGTCCATGCTTACAAAGAAGCTGATATTCACACCCAAAAAATTATGA